A stretch of Henckelia pumila isolate YLH828 chromosome 4, ASM3356847v2, whole genome shotgun sequence DNA encodes these proteins:
- the LOC140866776 gene encoding 7-deoxyloganetic acid glucosyl transferase-like, with product MCSKEGAKVLPPHVLIFPLPAQGHLNSMLNLAQLLCLSHFHVTFIVSEFNHRRLLNHTTTHSTFARYPGFRFQTIPDGLPDHHPRAGLRAMDIIPSVLKISGPCFNQMMIENHLFASAGSTRPVTCIIADGWLSFAADFAEENGIPLIYFRTVSACALWAYFCTIKVIEANEIPFRENGMDELVRSIPGMEGLLRCRDLPSICRVDDAKDPTLWHRITLTMQTVRAKAVILNTFEDLEQPVLSNIRQHMPRLYTIGPGNAHLKSRLGGNKADASTPSASLWAEDRSCIDWLNAQKSKSVIYVSFGSITTVTREQLLEFWHGLVNSKQRFLWVIRPDSVTGEDGDRIPAELKECSKENGYMVEWAPQEEVLNHAAVGGFLTHCGWNSTLESIVAGVPMICWPYFADQLVTSRFVSEVWKIGLDIKDSCERVVIENAVRELMEVRKDEFLERASCLANMARMTVGEGGSSYCNLNDLVEYIESFVN from the exons ATGTGTTCCAAAGAAGGTGCAAAAGTACTCCCACCCCATGTTCTGATTTTCCCTCTACCAGCACAAGGACACCTGAATTCCATGCTCAATCTAGCCCAACTCCTCTGTTTATCCCATTTCCATGTTACTTTCATCGTCTCCGAATTCAACCACCGCCGTCTCCTCAACCACACTACCACTCATTCCACCTTCGCAAGATATCCTGGATTCCGATTTCAGACCATCCCCGACGGTCTCCCGGATCATCACCCCCGTGCTGGTCTGAGAGCCATGGATATCATCCCATCCGTGTTGAAAATTTCGGGGCCCTGTTTCAACCAAATGATGATCGAAAACCATCTGTTCGCCTCTGCTGGATCAACAAGACCTGTGACCTGCATAATAGCAGACGGGTGGCTGAGTTTTGCAGCTGATTTCGCGGAAGAGAATGGGATTCCGTTGATCTATTTTCGTACCGTTAGTGCTTGTGCTCTCTGGGCCTATTTCTGCACCATCAAAGTCATTGAAGCCAATGAAATTCCCTTTCGAG AAAATGGGATGGATGAATTAGTGAGAAGCATCCCTGGAATGGAAGGTCTTCTGAGATGTCGCGATCTACCGAGTATTTGTCGTGTGGACGACGCAAAGGACCCTACTCTTTGGCATAGAATTACTTTGACAATGCAAACTGTGCGAGCAAAAGCAGTCATTCTGAACACATTTGAAGATCTAGAGCAACCTGTGCTGTCAAATATTCGACAGCACATGCCGAGACTTTATACCATTGGCCCTGGCAACGCGCACTTGAAGTCGAGACTTGGCGGGAACAAGGCCGACGCCTCTACTCCTTCGGCCAGCCTATGGGCTGAAGATCGAAGTTGCATAGACTGGTTGAATgcacaaaaatcaaaatcagtTATTTATGTCAGCTTCGGGAGCATAACGACAGTGACTAGAGAGCAACTGCTCGAGTTTTGGCATGGACTAGTGAATAGCAAGCAGAGATTCTTATGGGTAATTAGGCCGGATTCCGTAACAGGAGAAGATGGGGATCGAATCCCAGCTGAATTGAAGGAGTGTAGTAAAGAAAATGGTTACATGGTGGAATGGGCGCCGCAAGAGGAGGTGTTGAACCACGCGGCGGTTGGCGGATTTTTGACGCATTGTGGTTGGAATTCGACTCTGGAGAGTATCGTTGCGGGTgtgcctatgatatgctggccCTATTTTGCTGATCAATTGGTAACTAGTCGATTTGTGAGTGAAGTTTGGAAGATTGGATTGGACATAAAAGATAGCTGTGAAAGAGTTGTGATTGAGAATGCTGTGAGAGAATTAATGGAAGTGAGGAAGGATGAGTTCTTGGAAAGGGCCAGCTGCTTGGCAAACATGGCAAGAATGACGGTTGGTGAAGGAGGGTCATCGTACTGTAATTTAAATGATTTGGTGGAGTATATTGAATCATTTGTTAATTGA